A genomic window from Triticum urartu cultivar G1812 chromosome 7, Tu2.1, whole genome shotgun sequence includes:
- the LOC125518944 gene encoding elongation factor 1-gamma 2-like, protein MALVLHSGSGNKNAFKALIAAEYCGVKVELTKNFEMGVSNKTPEFIKMNPLGKVPVLETPDGAVFESNAIARYVARSKGDSLLWGGSLIEYARVEQWMDFGATEVDPNIARWLYPRLGYMPYNAQSEEFGIAGLKRALEALNTHLASNTFLVGHSVTLADIVITCNLYHGFARILTKTFTSEFPHVERYFWTMVNQPNFKKVIGDFKQAEVVPPVQKKAAPAKPKEAKKEAPKAAPKPAEVEAPEEEAPKPKPKNPLDLLPPSKMVLDDWKRLYSNTKSNFHDVAIKGFWEMYDPEGYSLWFCDYKYQEENTVSYVTLNKVGGFLQRMDLCRKYAFGKMLVIGSEAPFKVKGLWLFRGQDIPEFVMNEVYDMELYEWTKVDLSDEAQKKRVEAMIEDLEPFEGQALLDAKCFK, encoded by the exons ATGGCGCTC GTTTTGCATTCGGGCAGTGGCAACAAGAATGCCTTCAAGGCACTTATTGCTGCAGAGTACTGTGGGGTCAAGGTTGAGCTGACCAAGAATTTTGAGATGGGTGTCTCAAACAAAACCCCTGAATTCATCAAGATGAACCCCCTTGGCAAG GTTCCTGTTCTTGAGACTCCTGATGGTGCTGTTTTTGAGAGCAATGCTATTGCACGCTATG TTGCCCGCTCAAAGGGTGACAGCCTGCTTTGGGGTGGTTCTCTTATTGAATAT GCGCGTGTTGAGCAATGGATGGACTTTGGTGCCACAGAGGTTGATCCCAATATCGCAAGGTGGCTGTACCCAAGGCTTGGTTATATGCCTTACAATGCCCAG TCTGAGGAATTCGGCATTGCTGGATTAAAGAGGGCGCTTGAAGCATTGAACACACACCTGGCATCAAACACATTCCTTGTTGGGCATTCTGTCACTCTGGCTGATATTGTCATTACATGCAACCTCTACCATGGTTTTGCTCGGATCTTGACCAAGACTTTCACATCTGAGTTCCCTCATGTTGAGAGGTACTTCTGGACCATGGTTAACCAGCCTAACTTCAAGAAGGTCATTGGCGATTTCAAGCAGGCAGAGGTTGTACCTCCTGTTCAGAAGAAGGCTGCTCCTGCTAAACCAAAGGAGGCCAAGAAAGAGGCTCCCAAGGCGGCCCCAAAGCCAGCAGAGGTTGAGGCACCAGAGGAAGAGGCACCAAAGCCAAAGCCCAAAAATCCCCTTGATCTACTGCCACCAAGCAAGATGGTACTTGATGACTGGAAGAGGCTATACTCAAACACTAAGAGCAACTTCCATGATGTTGCTATTAAAG GTTTCTGGGAGATGTATGACCCAGAGGGCTACTCTCTGTGGTTCTGTGACTACAAGTACCAGGAAGAGAACACCGTGTCGTATGTGACCCTGAACAAGGTCGGCGGGTTCCTGCAGCGGATGGATCTGTGCCGCAAGTATGCTTTCGGCAAGATGCTCGTGATTGGTTCTGAGGCGCCCTTCAAGGTCAAGGGGCTGTGGCTCTTCCGTGGGCAGGACATCCCTGAGTTTGTCATGAACGAGGTCTACGACATGGAGCTCTACGAGTGGACCAAGGTTGACCTCTCCGACGAGGCCCAGAAGAAGCGTGTCGAAGCCATGATCGAGGACCTTGAGCCGTTTGAGGGGCAGGCCTTGCTGGACGCCAAGTGCTTCAAGTAA